In Garciella nitratireducens DSM 15102, the following proteins share a genomic window:
- a CDS encoding glyceraldehyde 3-phosphate dehydrogenase NAD-binding domain-containing protein, which produces MNLPLKSKRILGINGIGRIGKLTLWNQLYLKHFDGIVINAGREVGKKVEDILHYLTTDTTYNSLDRFLYGYTGKSCNKKILNENECTFEINGMVVKVLKKERNPKNIDWTKEGVRLVVDCTGQFLDPTISADYPKGSIRGHLEAGAEKVIISAPFKIKDSSQKIPGDSAMFVYGVNHAKYDPANHHILSAASCTTTGLAHMMKALLDTKETSHIITASMSTVHASTNNQSILDRPPKAGSKDLRKNRSIFNNIIPTSTGAAIALEEILPEIKKVGFMADSVRVPTNTASLIALNITFRTDLNETGEPIINREFINNIYKNAAQGSQKDLLVFSNEQNVSSDIAGSLAAITIEGHETHTRTGFLQLDVASLQEYGVNITQNINLPVTHAKIFGWYDNEFGSYVNCLSKLTVYVDKNMI; this is translated from the coding sequence TTACATTATGGAATCAGCTTTATTTAAAGCATTTTGATGGAATCGTAATCAATGCTGGCCGTGAAGTTGGAAAAAAAGTAGAAGATATTCTTCATTATTTGACTACAGATACTACTTATAACTCTTTAGATCGTTTTTTATATGGGTATACTGGAAAATCATGTAATAAAAAAATATTAAATGAAAATGAGTGCACCTTTGAAATTAATGGAATGGTGGTAAAAGTCCTTAAAAAAGAAAGAAATCCTAAAAATATCGATTGGACAAAAGAAGGCGTTAGATTGGTTGTAGATTGTACAGGTCAATTTTTAGACCCTACTATTTCTGCAGATTATCCAAAAGGTAGCATTAGAGGACACTTAGAAGCTGGAGCTGAAAAAGTGATTATAAGTGCTCCCTTTAAGATAAAAGATTCCTCTCAAAAAATACCTGGTGATAGTGCTATGTTTGTTTACGGAGTAAATCATGCAAAATATGATCCTGCTAATCATCATATTTTATCAGCAGCTAGTTGTACTACTACAGGTTTAGCTCATATGATGAAAGCACTTCTTGATACCAAAGAAACTTCCCATATTATTACTGCTTCTATGTCTACTGTACATGCCTCTACTAATAATCAAAGTATTCTTGATAGACCACCTAAAGCCGGAAGTAAAGACTTACGAAAAAATAGATCTATCTTTAATAATATTATTCCTACTTCTACAGGAGCTGCAATAGCTCTTGAAGAAATTCTTCCTGAAATAAAAAAAGTAGGTTTTATGGCCGATTCAGTAAGAGTTCCCACAAATACAGCATCTCTTATTGCTTTAAATATCACTTTTCGTACAGATTTAAATGAAACTGGAGAACCTATTATAAATAGAGAATTTATTAATAATATTTATAAAAATGCTGCTCAAGGATCTCAAAAAGATCTTCTTGTATTTAGCAACGAACAAAATGTCTCTTCGGATATTGCTGGTTCTTTAGCAGCTATAACTATTGAAGGGCATGAAACCCATACTAGAACAGGATTCTTACAATTAGATGTTGCTAGTTTACAAGAGTATGGGGTAAACATTACTCAAAATATTAATTTACCAGTTACTCATGCAAAAATTTTTGGTTGGTATGATAATGAATTTGGAAGTTATGTAAACTGTTTAAGTAAGCTTACAGTATATGTAGATAAAAATATGATCTAA